Proteins encoded by one window of Desulfovibrio ferrophilus:
- the cysC gene encoding adenylyl-sulfate kinase, producing the protein MGFTLWFTGLSGAGKSTLSMHVYLEIRRRMLKAELLDGDLIRTNFSSELGFSREHRDLNVRRIGFISHLLNKNGVNSVVAAIAPFEEARQQNRTLLDNYVEIWCKCPLEVVESRDVKGLYARARAGEIKAFTGITSPYEEPVGADIVCETDKETVTVSVRNILEWLEDRDFLPKVENCKRRDYSKHDEESWRQRLAELGYAKQR; encoded by the coding sequence ATGGGGTTTACACTCTGGTTTACGGGGCTGTCGGGTGCGGGGAAGTCAACGCTCTCCATGCACGTTTATCTCGAGATTCGTCGCCGGATGCTCAAGGCCGAGTTACTGGATGGCGATCTGATTCGAACGAATTTCAGCTCTGAGCTTGGATTTTCCCGTGAGCATAGAGATCTCAATGTCCGCCGTATCGGATTTATCTCCCATCTGTTGAACAAGAATGGCGTGAATAGTGTTGTCGCTGCCATTGCCCCGTTCGAGGAAGCCAGGCAGCAGAATAGGACATTGTTGGATAACTATGTCGAGATCTGGTGCAAATGTCCGCTTGAAGTCGTTGAGTCCAGAGATGTCAAAGGTCTGTACGCCAGAGCTCGCGCAGGCGAAATCAAGGCTTTCACCGGTATTACTTCGCCCTATGAAGAGCCGGTTGGAGCCGATATTGTTTGTGAAACCGACAAGGAAACCGTGACGGTCAGTGTGCGCAACATCCTGGAGTGGTTGGAGGATCGGGATTTCCTGCCCAAGGTCGAGAACTGCAAGCGCAGGGATTACTCCAAGCACGATGAAGAGTCCTGGCGTCAGCGATTGGCTGAATTGGGATACGCCAAGCAGCGTTGA